The following proteins come from a genomic window of Aquimarina sp. MAR_2010_214:
- a CDS encoding carboxypeptidase-like regulatory domain-containing protein: MKQKILTLTTLLFISIMSFGQGAQITGTVKGASDGVPLPGVNIIVKGTTNGVQTDFDGNYSITAAVGDVIQFSYLGMTDKEVTVGSDTVINVQLEEDAEQLEDVVVTALGIKKTRKSLTYAAQDIKADELTKIKDANPINSLSGKVSGLVVNRSSSGVGGSVKVTLRGNTSTRNNQPLYVIDGIPLLNTTAIQPNSTFGDINNAGNRDGGDALSLINPDDIESISILKGASASALYGSQGSNGVILITTKKGKAGTFKVDVSSNLTVDEVAYQIDFDPATERNVDSFFQTGTTVINSASVSGGGEKAQTYFSYANTQAKGVIPTHQVKKHTLNLRETAKLFDDRLTVDANVILSTQDIHNKPVSALYFNPLRGAYAFRSDTETLSNYEVFEEFNVERNLMAQRWFGTTSDVEQNPYWILNRNASDEENQKAVLSLSLSYKVNNWLTLKTRGSYDKNFYKFERKMFATTNGTLAATTGRYLYNEVEDLQLYGDFIATINTSLSDDWNITANIGASLNKFDTGKSILLDSGVTGGLQVPNIFTLSNFNANPGIRLIQTQAELKEVQSIFASSTLGFKQMVYLDVTARNDWSSTVSDSFFYPSIGLTGVVSEMFELPEVISFAKVRASYAEVGKDIQSFVNNPIFTIATGEGGIIPPNTLPLSELKPEKQRSFEVGTEWKFLNNRLGFDFGYYKTNTIDQFMIIPGVISDFSSVNAGDFENSGFELSLSATPVETENFTWNTTVNFASNKNEVLELDSRLSSPFIELTNPGVNAYGLYIIEGGSFGDIYGRKLLKTAEGLPVRAADGNFVQADAVNDGSTRETLPNGLDFLGNANPDFTLGWSNSFSYKNITLGFLIDGKFGGEVMSMTEAVVDQLGNTNRTGNVTIFDQGTNSSVQIPASEYYAQIGGRNGFTSEYVYDATNIRLAEVSLGYTFNLKESSFFNAVRASLIGRNLFFISKDAPYDPNVTLSTGNGLQGVDVFGAPSTRSIGLNIGLSF, translated from the coding sequence ATGAAACAAAAAATTTTAACCCTTACCACTCTATTATTTATTTCTATTATGAGTTTTGGGCAGGGGGCCCAAATAACGGGTACAGTAAAAGGAGCTTCAGACGGTGTACCACTGCCTGGAGTAAATATTATTGTAAAAGGAACTACAAATGGAGTACAGACAGATTTTGATGGAAATTACTCAATTACTGCAGCAGTAGGAGATGTAATTCAATTTTCCTATTTAGGAATGACAGACAAAGAAGTTACTGTTGGTAGTGACACAGTAATAAATGTTCAGTTAGAGGAAGATGCAGAACAATTAGAAGATGTAGTAGTAACTGCACTGGGGATTAAGAAAACCAGAAAATCACTTACATATGCTGCGCAAGACATTAAAGCAGATGAGTTAACAAAAATCAAAGATGCTAACCCTATCAATAGTCTTTCTGGTAAGGTATCAGGACTTGTTGTAAATAGAAGTTCATCTGGTGTAGGAGGATCAGTAAAAGTAACTTTACGAGGTAATACATCTACCAGAAATAATCAACCACTATATGTAATAGATGGTATTCCATTATTAAACACAACTGCTATCCAACCTAATTCAACATTTGGGGATATTAATAATGCAGGAAACAGAGATGGAGGGGATGCACTATCCTTGATCAATCCTGATGATATTGAAAGTATTAGTATACTAAAAGGAGCTTCTGCCTCTGCATTATATGGTAGTCAGGGATCTAATGGTGTTATATTGATTACTACTAAAAAAGGAAAAGCTGGTACATTTAAAGTAGATGTATCTTCTAATTTAACAGTAGATGAAGTAGCATATCAAATTGATTTTGATCCAGCCACAGAACGTAATGTTGATTCATTCTTTCAAACTGGAACTACCGTTATCAATTCGGCATCTGTTTCTGGTGGTGGTGAGAAAGCACAAACGTATTTCTCATATGCCAATACGCAAGCTAAAGGAGTGATACCTACACATCAAGTAAAAAAACACACATTAAATCTTAGAGAAACTGCCAAATTGTTTGATGACAGACTAACAGTTGATGCAAATGTTATTTTATCGACACAAGACATTCACAACAAACCTGTTTCTGCGCTGTATTTCAACCCATTAAGAGGCGCTTATGCTTTTCGATCTGACACCGAAACTTTAAGTAATTATGAAGTTTTTGAAGAGTTTAATGTAGAAAGAAATCTAATGGCGCAACGTTGGTTTGGAACTACTTCTGATGTTGAACAAAACCCATATTGGATATTAAACAGAAATGCCAGTGATGAGGAAAATCAAAAAGCAGTATTATCTTTATCTTTAAGTTACAAAGTAAATAATTGGTTAACACTAAAAACCAGAGGAAGTTATGATAAAAACTTCTACAAGTTTGAAAGAAAAATGTTTGCCACGACTAATGGTACGTTAGCAGCTACAACCGGAAGATATTTATATAATGAAGTTGAAGATCTTCAACTATATGGTGATTTCATAGCTACTATTAACACATCACTATCTGATGACTGGAATATTACTGCCAATATCGGAGCAAGTTTAAACAAATTTGATACCGGGAAATCAATACTTTTAGACTCAGGAGTTACCGGAGGTCTACAAGTACCGAATATTTTTACACTTTCTAATTTTAATGCCAATCCAGGTATAAGGTTAATCCAAACACAAGCAGAATTAAAAGAGGTGCAATCTATATTTGCAAGTTCTACATTAGGTTTTAAACAAATGGTATATCTAGATGTTACGGCTCGTAATGATTGGTCCTCTACAGTTTCAGATTCTTTTTTCTATCCATCAATAGGTCTAACAGGAGTTGTATCTGAAATGTTTGAATTACCTGAAGTTATTTCTTTTGCAAAAGTGAGAGCTTCTTATGCAGAAGTTGGAAAAGATATTCAAAGTTTTGTCAATAACCCAATCTTTACCATAGCAACAGGAGAAGGAGGAATCATTCCACCAAACACTTTACCATTATCTGAACTAAAACCGGAAAAACAAAGATCATTTGAAGTCGGTACAGAATGGAAGTTTTTAAACAACCGTTTAGGTTTTGACTTTGGGTATTACAAAACAAACACTATCGATCAGTTTATGATCATACCAGGTGTAATTAGCGATTTTTCTTCTGTAAATGCTGGTGATTTTGAGAACAGTGGTTTCGAATTATCTTTATCTGCAACACCTGTAGAAACAGAAAATTTTACTTGGAACACAACTGTAAATTTTGCTAGTAATAAAAATGAAGTACTAGAATTAGATTCTAGATTAAGTAGTCCATTTATTGAATTAACAAATCCAGGGGTTAATGCTTATGGATTATACATCATAGAAGGTGGAAGTTTTGGTGACATTTATGGTAGAAAATTGTTAAAAACAGCAGAAGGTTTACCAGTAAGAGCTGCTGATGGTAATTTTGTTCAAGCTGACGCTGTTAATGATGGAAGTACAAGAGAAACTTTACCTAATGGTCTTGATTTCTTAGGAAATGCTAATCCAGATTTCACATTAGGTTGGAGTAACTCATTTAGCTATAAGAATATAACACTTGGTTTCTTAATTGATGGGAAATTTGGAGGTGAAGTAATGAGTATGACAGAAGCTGTAGTAGATCAGCTAGGTAATACTAATCGAACTGGAAACGTTACTATTTTTGATCAAGGAACAAATTCTTCAGTACAAATTCCTGCATCAGAATACTACGCTCAAATTGGAGGTAGAAATGGGTTTACCAGCGAATATGTGTATGATGCTACTAATATTAGATTAGCCGAAGTTTCTTTAGGGTATACATTTAACCTAAAAGAAAGTAGTTTCTTTAATGCAGTTAGAGCCTCTTTAATCGGTAGGAACCTTTTCTTTATTTCTAAGGATGCTCCTTATGATCCGAATGTTACATTAAGTACTGGTAACGGATTACAAGGTGTTGATGTTTTTGGTGCACCATCTACCAGAAGTATAGGATTAAACATAGGGTTATCATTTTAA
- a CDS encoding sensor histidine kinase: MYYVVFLCLSLGVHYMFRSGLNLLLVTEDIWPEVEGRLAPFGFNHIVAVAIGELYVVGLTSAIKYTVDFLIMQNKNRDLSELQYKTELKYLKAQIQPHFFFNTLNSLYALTIKKSDLAPNLVLKLSNFMRYVIYDTSKKKLPLLQEIDHIDNYIELEKMRYGDRVDSSVDINGNIDDVKVVPMLFLPFIENAFKHGLKNNDRMELLISFERFENELIFISKNNYEEESETKQLNGIGIKNVKRRLEILYPRKYTLNIAQKNNEYSILLKIPI; this comes from the coding sequence GTGTATTACGTAGTTTTCTTATGTCTCTCTCTAGGGGTTCATTATATGTTTAGGTCTGGTTTAAATCTATTGTTGGTTACCGAAGATATTTGGCCAGAAGTGGAAGGAAGGCTAGCTCCATTTGGTTTTAATCATATTGTAGCAGTGGCTATAGGAGAATTGTATGTTGTGGGATTAACCTCTGCAATAAAGTATACAGTTGACTTTTTGATTATGCAAAATAAGAATAGAGATTTAAGTGAATTGCAATATAAAACAGAGTTAAAATATTTAAAGGCGCAGATACAACCTCATTTCTTTTTTAATACGCTTAATAGTTTATATGCATTGACGATAAAAAAATCGGATTTAGCACCTAACCTTGTATTGAAACTATCTAACTTTATGAGATATGTGATTTATGATACTAGCAAAAAAAAGCTCCCTCTTTTGCAAGAAATTGATCATATTGATAATTATATTGAACTCGAAAAAATGCGTTACGGTGATCGTGTTGATTCTAGTGTTGATATAAATGGTAATATTGATGATGTAAAAGTAGTACCTATGTTGTTTTTACCATTTATTGAAAATGCTTTTAAGCATGGTCTTAAAAATAACGATAGGATGGAGTTATTAATCTCTTTTGAAAGATTTGAAAACGAACTGATATTTATATCCAAAAATAATTATGAAGAAGAATCTGAAACCAAACAACTTAACGGAATTGGGATAAAGAATGTTAAAAGAAGATTAGAAATACTTTATCCGAGAAAATATACACTTAACATAGCGCAAAAAAATAATGAATATTCAATTTTGCTTAAAATTCCTATATAA
- a CDS encoding LytTR family DNA-binding domain-containing protein, with product MTIKCIIIDDEPLAIEVLESFLKEFKNIQIVDTFKNPIEALSILEQGDIDAVFLDINMPRMNGLEFLKSLQEYPQVIITTAYKEYALESYELEVLDYLVKPISFNRFLKSINKLTARLVTIKKHETSVDLVQPAHIFLKVDKKLVKILLSDILFIESLKDYIRVSTLEDTFLSHKSLTSISEELPSENFIRIHKSYTIAIDKVKSIEGNLVEVGEKRIPIGRNYAAHAKQRILKNKSNLLK from the coding sequence ATGACAATTAAATGTATCATAATTGATGATGAGCCCTTGGCAATTGAAGTTCTTGAATCTTTTTTAAAAGAATTCAAGAACATTCAAATCGTTGATACTTTTAAAAATCCAATAGAGGCATTGTCCATATTAGAACAAGGAGATATTGATGCTGTATTTTTAGATATTAATATGCCAAGGATGAATGGCTTAGAGTTTTTGAAAAGCTTGCAAGAATACCCTCAGGTTATTATTACTACGGCATATAAAGAATATGCATTAGAAAGTTATGAGTTAGAGGTTCTTGATTATTTGGTAAAACCTATTTCTTTCAATCGATTTCTGAAATCTATAAATAAATTAACAGCAAGACTTGTTACTATAAAGAAACATGAGACTTCTGTGGATTTGGTTCAACCAGCACATATTTTCTTAAAAGTGGATAAGAAATTAGTAAAAATTCTTTTAAGTGATATCCTATTTATTGAAAGTTTGAAAGATTATATTAGAGTAAGCACTCTTGAAGATACATTTCTATCTCATAAATCGTTGACTAGTATTAGTGAAGAACTTCCTTCAGAAAATTTTATAAGAATTCATAAATCATATACTATAGCTATAGATAAAGTTAAGTCTATAGAAGGGAACCTTGTTGAGGTAGGAGAAAAAAGAATTCCTATAGGTAGAAATTATGCAGCTCACGCTAAACAACGAATATTAAAAAACAAATCAAATTTATTAAAATAA
- a CDS encoding acyltransferase family protein has protein sequence MIKKQRVQSVDFLRGLTIMLMILVNTPGDWSHVYTLLLHAEWNGLTLADFVFPFFLFIVGISISFVYKDKKGDWTIYKKILMRSLKLVALGLLINVFLPYFPFIETEAIRFPGVLQRIGIIFCVASILYLNCNRKQLIFIAATILIGYWIWLAYIPLPNGASPILERGVNNWANYLDYLLLEGHIWKPDYDPEGILSTLPAIVTTITGIFVGEILMSDTKRKLVLLTVMGGGFMTIGYLWSIFFPINKVLWSSSFVLVTSGYATLFLVLFHYFMDHKKRDFGSLVKYVGANAIIIYFSSMILAKSFYLIKVNSQTSIHQFLFETFFVYPSIDKPLSSFFYALVVVAFYTLSAYFLYKKKIFIKV, from the coding sequence ATGATAAAAAAGCAAAGGGTACAATCTGTTGATTTTTTAAGAGGACTCACCATAATGCTTATGATTCTGGTAAATACACCAGGAGATTGGTCTCATGTATATACACTTTTATTACATGCAGAGTGGAATGGCCTTACCTTGGCAGACTTTGTATTTCCTTTCTTTTTATTCATTGTAGGAATATCCATATCGTTTGTATATAAAGATAAAAAAGGAGATTGGACTATATATAAAAAAATCCTAATGCGCAGCCTAAAATTGGTTGCGCTAGGATTACTTATTAATGTGTTTTTACCTTATTTTCCGTTTATTGAAACTGAAGCGATACGTTTTCCGGGAGTATTACAACGAATAGGTATTATATTTTGTGTAGCATCTATATTGTATCTGAATTGTAATAGAAAACAGTTAATTTTTATTGCTGCCACTATTCTTATTGGGTATTGGATATGGTTGGCATATATTCCATTACCTAATGGAGCTTCTCCTATACTAGAGAGAGGGGTAAATAACTGGGCTAATTATCTTGATTATTTATTGCTTGAAGGACATATTTGGAAACCTGATTATGATCCAGAAGGAATTCTTAGTACACTACCAGCTATAGTAACAACAATTACTGGGATTTTTGTAGGCGAAATTTTGATGAGTGATACAAAACGGAAGCTTGTTTTATTGACAGTAATGGGAGGGGGCTTTATGACTATAGGATATTTATGGAGTATCTTCTTTCCGATCAATAAAGTATTGTGGAGCAGTAGCTTTGTATTGGTAACCTCGGGTTATGCTACTTTGTTTTTAGTGTTATTTCATTATTTTATGGATCATAAAAAACGTGACTTTGGTAGCCTTGTGAAATATGTAGGTGCCAATGCAATTATTATCTATTTTTCATCTATGATACTTGCCAAATCTTTTTACTTAATTAAAGTCAACTCACAAACTTCGATACATCAATTTCTGTTTGAAACGTTTTTTGTGTATCCGTCTATTGATAAACCACTATCTTCCTTTTTTTATGCATTAGTTGTCGTTGCTTTTTATACTCTTTCAGCATATTTTTTATACAAAAAAAAGATATTTATTAAAGTCTAG
- a CDS encoding response regulator yields MKRNILTSITFILIFFFIINVKKVYGFSFVQEENVLIQNLDSIEYWIDHSYINNAFQIIDKTEKLALESKNKKHIARVYRLRSGLYISVQDLEGFETYLKKATILQKQVQDQYGEIYLDNLWGLYHKIVSKDNDKAIFYLKKAIDGAEKYKYEEQSIDMLVNLTSVYYRNADWKNCYEVSEKAIELAKKYHKDIRLLYLYYRIGTACSRTNRYDEALLFFRKGEEIARREIDSAKTTNFSNHTLYLAGIASVYDQKEEYKLANDYYKEFIREQSEQNNIFLEKYAKDIKAYKELQLKQKDNERILAENKYQQTRLKLNEYLLISGGVIIVILILLILLQYKNSRLKTENNSLLQEKNVELLKAKNKVEEAYKQKTLFINNITHELRTPLHAINGISHLLEHKESDEDQRKKQLDILQFSGKYLLRFINDIIELNRSDEGYKISLKKHLFDPTQLINTIKESLKFFIIGENNNVFKFLFGEKLPMKLLGDPDHLSRIIISILSNTSRYINGGIIEFSVEPFFTKENTSTILFSVKSEDLYFPKEKQEELHRAFIENQSAIFTSLSDENNLLTLELVIANKLLLQCNSKLDFISNEIEGTVFSFQISFEQVEERMEQTEHSIKKNEDVKILVVEDNRVNQLITRKIITNFGYQCEIASDGYEALKMTENNDYDLIFMDIMMEGIDGFETTKQIRKSDEKTPIIALTAISEAENKEDFVDAGITKVINKPFEPEILLEQIQFTIS; encoded by the coding sequence ATGAAAAGAAATATACTCACTTCAATAACTTTTATTTTAATATTCTTTTTCATTATTAATGTAAAAAAAGTATATGGTTTCTCTTTTGTACAAGAAGAGAATGTTCTAATCCAAAATTTAGATTCTATAGAATATTGGATTGATCATAGTTATATAAATAATGCTTTTCAAATAATAGATAAAACCGAAAAATTAGCATTAGAGAGTAAAAATAAAAAACATATAGCTCGGGTTTATAGATTACGTAGCGGCTTGTATATCTCTGTTCAGGATTTAGAAGGATTTGAAACGTATCTCAAAAAAGCTACAATCTTACAAAAACAAGTACAAGATCAGTATGGCGAAATTTATTTAGATAATCTCTGGGGGTTATATCATAAAATAGTATCAAAGGATAATGATAAAGCAATTTTTTACTTAAAAAAAGCAATAGATGGAGCAGAAAAATATAAGTACGAAGAGCAAAGTATTGATATGCTGGTAAATCTAACTTCTGTTTATTATCGAAATGCAGATTGGAAAAACTGTTATGAGGTCTCTGAAAAAGCCATAGAACTTGCCAAAAAATATCATAAAGATATAAGGTTATTATATCTGTATTATCGAATTGGTACGGCATGCTCAAGAACAAATAGATATGATGAAGCGCTTCTTTTCTTTAGAAAAGGAGAAGAGATTGCGAGACGAGAAATAGACTCAGCAAAGACAACCAATTTTTCCAATCATACACTTTATCTTGCTGGTATTGCTTCAGTATATGATCAAAAAGAAGAATACAAATTAGCAAATGATTACTATAAAGAATTTATTCGAGAGCAATCAGAACAGAATAATATTTTTCTTGAAAAGTATGCTAAAGATATAAAAGCATATAAAGAACTTCAGTTGAAACAAAAAGATAATGAAAGGATTCTTGCAGAAAATAAGTACCAACAGACTAGATTAAAACTTAATGAATATTTATTGATATCAGGAGGTGTGATTATAGTTATTCTAATTCTTTTGATCTTACTTCAATATAAAAATTCTAGGCTAAAAACAGAAAACAACTCACTTTTACAAGAGAAAAATGTAGAATTGCTAAAGGCAAAAAATAAAGTAGAAGAAGCTTATAAACAGAAAACATTGTTTATAAATAATATAACTCATGAATTAAGAACCCCTCTTCATGCAATAAATGGCATTTCACATTTATTAGAGCATAAAGAATCTGATGAAGACCAGCGAAAAAAGCAGTTAGATATATTACAATTTTCAGGCAAATATCTATTAAGGTTCATTAATGATATTATTGAATTAAATAGATCAGATGAAGGGTATAAAATTTCTTTGAAAAAACATCTTTTTGATCCTACCCAATTAATTAATACAATTAAAGAATCTCTCAAATTCTTTATTATTGGAGAAAATAATAATGTTTTTAAATTTCTATTTGGTGAAAAATTGCCTATGAAACTTTTGGGTGATCCTGACCATTTATCAAGAATTATTATTAGTATTCTTTCAAATACTTCTAGATACATAAATGGAGGTATTATAGAGTTTTCTGTAGAACCCTTTTTTACAAAAGAAAATACAAGCACTATTTTATTTTCAGTGAAGAGTGAAGATTTATATTTCCCTAAGGAAAAACAAGAAGAATTACATAGAGCCTTTATAGAAAACCAATCCGCAATTTTTACTTCTTTGTCTGATGAAAATAATCTGCTTACTCTCGAACTGGTAATAGCTAATAAATTACTTCTTCAGTGTAATAGCAAATTAGACTTTATATCCAATGAAATAGAAGGTACAGTTTTTAGTTTTCAAATATCCTTCGAACAAGTAGAAGAGAGAATGGAACAAACAGAACATAGTATTAAAAAAAATGAAGATGTAAAGATTTTGGTTGTAGAGGATAATAGGGTCAATCAATTAATTACACGAAAAATCATAACTAATTTTGGTTATCAATGTGAAATAGCTTCAGATGGTTATGAAGCATTGAAAATGACAGAAAATAATGATTATGATCTTATTTTTATGGATATAATGATGGAAGGTATTGATGGATTTGAAACAACAAAACAAATCCGTAAATCAGATGAAAAAACTCCAATTATTGCCTTGACAGCTATTTCTGAAGCAGAAAATAAGGAAGACTTTGTAGATGCTGGGATTACCAAAGTGATTAATAAACCTTTTGAACCAGAAATATTACTTGAACAAATTCAATTTACGATATCTTAA
- a CDS encoding glycoside hydrolase family 19 protein produces the protein MTRKLTTPKTHWILCRKSWIMIFTVLFFTTNLTFSKNHNTYSEISKTTYLFSLDESSATAKPLQVSELINKDLWNTLFPYRFGAKDTGNGWELDPKDDFYTFDSFIEAINRMSKIKVVFERRCGTNAYRVTRTDKTTGVSKVIRTDVDFDAPRNAEKEIVINEVDYGSFLEEGNLETRKREITAFFANISHETTGGWATAPGGQFSWGLHFREEPTNASYAYPDTNYPPTPGKSYKGRGPIQLSYNYNYGPASEFIFGDKQILLDNPEKVIEDAALAFQTAIWFWMTPQYPKPSAHDVMVNKWVPNELDKTKNRVPGLGMTVNIINGGVECGQGTEKPQVLDRIGYYERFTEIYQIGTDMDGVHDLSDCGCKDMSKYGGDSADLTAEPCAQKPQITFTSPKNNELIEQATLSAVSVSLTIDEKDTKLVSATTSVDNQTFEGVSFSWTPSKYASHTLTTTAKFENGTTATSSIKVTIWDGVNLDCQEVAEWKETRIYKDKGTFVKYNNKVYKNKWYADSSNVPGSDGVWELVKECGVSNGSAPVITWESPSSGQVIEQNELSAITLKASATDADGTVQSFVFKYNGADISATSTGNNYSASFTPTAFGEITITAVATDNENKTSEKIISFTVKEKTIGGNNNAPTVSITSPGDNTSFEAGTSVSITVDASDNDGTIAKVEFFNNGSKIGENNSSPFSYTLENVVAGNYSLTAKATDNQGASSTSTAVKITVTSGGGSGNCVDIQQYVAGTSYGLNDEVVNEGEKFSCDIPGWCSSTAAWAYAPGTGAHWQMAWTKTGACGKNNLQVGAKGYTVYPTVTKDIVNLTIHTKNRSLIRIGLYDFSGKLMYSQTFSELQKNTKKMFSQDVSHLKNGLYVFKIQVDKNIYFEKILKK, from the coding sequence ATGACACGCAAACTCACTACTCCAAAAACCCATTGGATTTTATGTAGGAAATCATGGATAATGATTTTTACAGTATTATTTTTTACAACTAATTTAACCTTTTCTAAAAACCATAACACATACTCAGAAATATCAAAAACAACTTACCTTTTTTCTTTAGATGAGTCTTCAGCTACAGCCAAACCACTACAAGTGAGTGAACTGATAAATAAAGATTTATGGAACACTTTATTTCCATATCGTTTTGGTGCTAAAGACACAGGTAATGGCTGGGAATTGGATCCTAAAGATGATTTTTACACATTTGATTCATTCATTGAAGCAATTAATAGGATGAGTAAGATTAAAGTGGTTTTTGAGAGAAGATGTGGTACGAATGCTTATAGAGTTACCCGTACCGATAAAACCACAGGTGTATCAAAAGTGATTCGTACAGATGTAGATTTTGATGCTCCAAGAAATGCAGAAAAAGAAATTGTTATAAATGAAGTAGATTATGGATCTTTTTTAGAAGAAGGTAATCTTGAAACCAGAAAAAGAGAAATTACTGCTTTTTTTGCAAATATTTCTCATGAAACTACAGGAGGATGGGCAACTGCTCCCGGAGGACAATTCTCTTGGGGATTACATTTTCGCGAAGAACCCACAAATGCATCATATGCATATCCAGACACAAACTATCCGCCAACTCCGGGTAAATCCTATAAAGGAAGAGGGCCTATACAATTATCCTATAATTATAATTACGGCCCTGCAAGCGAATTTATATTTGGAGACAAGCAAATATTATTAGATAACCCAGAAAAAGTAATTGAAGATGCAGCTTTAGCTTTTCAGACTGCTATCTGGTTTTGGATGACACCACAATATCCTAAGCCATCTGCTCATGATGTAATGGTAAATAAATGGGTGCCTAATGAACTGGATAAAACAAAAAATAGAGTTCCAGGACTTGGTATGACTGTAAATATAATTAATGGAGGTGTAGAATGTGGACAAGGGACAGAAAAGCCTCAAGTGTTAGATAGAATAGGATACTACGAAAGGTTTACAGAGATTTATCAAATAGGGACAGATATGGATGGTGTTCATGATTTGTCAGACTGTGGATGTAAAGATATGTCTAAGTACGGAGGAGACTCTGCCGATTTAACAGCTGAACCATGTGCACAAAAACCTCAAATTACGTTTACCTCTCCAAAAAATAACGAATTAATTGAGCAAGCTACTTTATCTGCGGTTTCAGTTTCTTTAACTATAGACGAAAAAGACACAAAATTGGTCAGTGCAACTACTTCTGTAGATAATCAAACTTTTGAAGGAGTTTCATTTAGTTGGACACCATCGAAGTATGCCAGTCATACATTAACTACTACTGCAAAATTTGAAAATGGGACTACTGCTACTTCTTCTATTAAAGTTACTATTTGGGATGGAGTAAATCTGGATTGTCAAGAAGTTGCAGAGTGGAAAGAAACAAGAATTTATAAAGACAAAGGTACTTTTGTAAAGTATAATAATAAAGTATATAAAAATAAGTGGTACGCTGATAGTAGTAATGTTCCTGGAAGTGATGGTGTATGGGAATTGGTGAAAGAATGTGGTGTGTCTAACGGTTCTGCTCCTGTTATAACATGGGAGTCACCTAGTAGTGGACAGGTTATAGAACAAAATGAACTTTCAGCAATTACCTTAAAAGCTAGTGCTACCGATGCCGATGGTACAGTGCAATCTTTTGTATTTAAGTATAATGGTGCAGATATTAGTGCTACTTCTACGGGAAATAACTATTCTGCTAGTTTTACTCCAACAGCATTTGGAGAGATTACCATTACGGCAGTTGCTACAGATAATGAAAATAAAACTTCAGAAAAAATAATTTCTTTTACTGTCAAAGAAAAAACGATTGGAGGAAATAATAATGCTCCTACTGTAAGTATAACTTCTCCGGGAGATAATACCTCTTTTGAAGCTGGAACCTCTGTTTCTATAACTGTAGATGCGTCTGATAATGACGGCACGATTGCAAAAGTAGAATTCTTTAATAATGGTAGTAAAATAGGAGAAAATAACTCTAGTCCTTTTAGTTATACACTCGAAAACGTTGTAGCAGGGAATTACTCTTTAACGGCAAAAGCAACAGATAACCAAGGGGCGTCTTCAACTTCTACTGCGGTAAAAATTACCGTAACTAGTGGTGGAGGAAGTGGTAATTGTGTAGATATACAACAATATGTTGCAGGTACTTCTTATGGGTTAAATGATGAGGTGGTAAATGAAGGAGAAAAATTTAGTTGTGATATCCCTGGTTGGTGTTCATCTACTGCAGCATGGGCATATGCTCCTGGTACTGGAGCTCACTGGCAAATGGCTTGGACAAAAACCGGAGCTTGTGGTAAAAATAATTTGCAAGTAGGAGCAAAAGGGTATACCGTGTATCCTACTGTAACGAAAGATATTGTGAATCTTACAATACATACAAAAAACAGATCCTTGATACGTATAGGCCTGTATGATTTTTCTGGGAAATTAATGTACTCACAAACTTTTAGCGAGTTACAAAAAAATACCAAAAAAATGTTTTCTCAAGATGTATCACATCTTAAAAATGGGCTTTATGTATTCAAAATTCAAGTAGATAAGAATATTTACTTTGAAAAAATCCTAAAGAAATAA